From the bacterium genome, the window AAACATATATCTGGCCTGCGACCCCGACCGCGAGGGGGAGGCCATTGCCTGGCACATCGCCGCCGAGATCAAGGAAGGCAAGAAGAAGAAGATCCACCGGATCATGTTCTACGAGATCACCAAGGAGAGCATCAAGAGCGGCATCGCCCATCCCGGCAAGATAGACAATAACAAGGTGGAGGCCCAGCAGGCCCGGCGGATCCTGGACCGGATAGTGGGCTACCAGGTCAGCCCCTATCTGTGGACCACGGTCAGGCGGGGCCTTTCGGCCGGGCGGGTGCAGACCGTGGCCCTGCGGCTGATCTGCGAACGGGAGGACGAGATCAAGGCCTTTAAGCCCCAGGAATACTGGTCCTTAGGCGCCAGGCTCCAGGGCAAGGAGGGCGGGCCGTTCGAGGCCCTGCTGTTCAAGATAGACGGCAAGAAGGCCGCCATCAACGACAAGGCCGCCATGGACAAGGTGCTGGCCGGGCTTAAGGCCGGCCAGTTCACGGTGGAGAACCTGGAGTCCAAGGACAAGAAGCGCAACACTTATCCGCCCTTCATCACCAGCACTTTGCAGCAGGCGGCCTTCAGGGCCTTCGGCTATTCGGCCAAGAAGACCATGATGCTGGCCCAGCAGC encodes:
- the topA gene encoding type I DNA topoisomerase, with product MAKNLVIVESPAKAKTIGKYLGRDYSVISSMGHVRDLPPSKLGVDLAKDFEPQYVVIKGKAKLVAQIKAKAKEAENIYLACDPDREGEAIAWHIAAEIKEGKKKKIHRIMFYEITKESIKSGIAHPGKIDNNKVEAQQARRILDRIVGYQVSPYLWTTVRRGLSAGRVQTVALRLICEREDEIKAFKPQEYWSLGARLQGKEGGPFEALLFKIDGKKAAINDKAAMDKVLAGLKAGQFTVENLESKDKKRNTYPPFITSTLQQAAFRAFGYSAKKTMMLAQQLYEGIELGDEGATGLITYMRTDAVRLAPEAIAAAREYIKEKFGAGYLPPEPLHYKSRKGAQEGHEAIRPSAVERHPDKIKGYLTPEQHKVYGLIYSRFLACQMNPAVYLASTADIACGKYL